The proteins below are encoded in one region of Pseudoduganella armeniaca:
- a CDS encoding catecholate siderophore receptor Fiu — protein MAHIKSRKLAPSRLQMSTVLATLLLPVAAQAGDGAPAADDTTSPPIQEVVVGGTKGNDFKADRAGSMKYTEVLVNTPQTITVITKELIEQQGAQTLTEALRNTPGVGAFFLGENGNTNTGDAIFMRGFDSSSSIYVDGVRDVGSISRDVFNVEQIDVLKGPAGTDSGRGNPTGSVNMNSKQAQLRDSQSASVKFGSGRQKRATADLNRVLNEESGTAFRLNLVAQDNGNPARDVVENKRWGVAPTLAFGLNGKTRLHLSYLHVKQNNIPDGGVPTIGLPGYKSPTPDRPYLSNAPMVDPRGFYGVLTDHDDVTADMATVRIEHDFSPTLKLQNTARYGKTKQDYLLSAFMGSATNLLSPNPADLATWTLARGNRTVKDQDNKILTNQTVLTAEFDTGTLKHTMVAGLEFINEKQTTVGYTNLGNLDPVQLYYPNPAIAARDLNPVRSGAGTSGSTDTQALYVFDTVKLDERWMVHAGVRADHYNTDYFGTTLVTTTANGKTTTTLNPTSLTSKDTLVNGKLSLLFKPTPDSSVYATVASSQQPPGGNAFSLSASANSAQNPNYDPQKTTTKEIGTKWEFMKGKLAVNGAIYDTTVRNEIEQDPTDSTKYYQTGKKNVKGVEISVTGEVARNWLVSAGYTHMKTEVESGKVVTASGINQLSYTPKDAFTSWTSYTLPFGLKIGGGARYQGKLLRGTDGAVGTPAYAEGYWVADAMAEYAINKNIDLRLNVYNLADKEYVAAINKSGYRYTPGQPRSASVTATFRF, from the coding sequence ATGGCACATATCAAGAGCCGCAAGCTGGCCCCGTCCCGACTCCAGATGAGCACTGTGCTGGCAACCCTGCTGCTGCCCGTCGCGGCGCAGGCGGGTGACGGCGCCCCGGCGGCCGATGATACGACCTCCCCACCGATCCAGGAAGTGGTGGTCGGCGGCACCAAGGGCAACGACTTCAAGGCCGACCGCGCCGGCTCGATGAAGTACACCGAAGTGCTGGTCAACACGCCGCAGACGATCACCGTCATTACCAAGGAACTGATCGAGCAGCAAGGCGCGCAGACCTTGACCGAAGCACTGCGCAACACGCCGGGCGTGGGCGCCTTCTTCCTGGGCGAGAACGGCAACACCAACACGGGCGACGCCATCTTCATGCGCGGCTTCGACTCGTCGTCCAGCATCTACGTGGACGGCGTGCGCGACGTGGGCTCGATCTCGCGCGACGTCTTCAATGTCGAGCAGATCGACGTGCTGAAAGGCCCGGCCGGCACCGACAGCGGCCGCGGCAACCCGACCGGTTCCGTCAACATGAATTCGAAGCAGGCGCAACTGCGCGACAGCCAATCGGCCAGCGTCAAGTTCGGCAGCGGCCGCCAGAAGCGCGCTACCGCCGACCTGAACCGTGTGCTGAACGAAGAGAGCGGCACGGCGTTCCGCCTGAACCTGGTCGCCCAAGACAACGGCAACCCGGCCCGCGACGTGGTCGAGAACAAGCGCTGGGGCGTGGCGCCGACCCTGGCCTTCGGCCTGAACGGCAAGACACGGCTGCACCTGTCCTACCTGCACGTCAAGCAGAACAACATTCCGGATGGTGGCGTGCCGACCATTGGCCTGCCGGGCTATAAGAGCCCTACCCCGGACCGTCCCTATTTGAGCAACGCCCCAATGGTCGACCCGCGCGGCTTTTACGGTGTGCTGACCGATCATGACGACGTGACGGCCGACATGGCCACCGTGCGCATCGAACACGACTTCTCGCCGACCTTGAAGCTGCAGAACACGGCGCGCTACGGCAAGACCAAGCAGGATTATCTGCTGTCGGCCTTCATGGGGTCGGCGACCAATCTGCTGTCGCCGAATCCTGCCGATCTGGCTACCTGGACACTGGCCCGCGGCAACCGTACCGTCAAGGACCAGGACAACAAGATCCTGACCAACCAGACGGTGCTGACGGCCGAATTCGACACGGGCACGCTGAAGCACACGATGGTGGCCGGCCTGGAATTCATCAACGAAAAGCAGACGACGGTTGGCTATACGAACCTGGGCAACCTCGATCCAGTTCAGCTGTACTATCCGAATCCGGCCATCGCCGCACGCGACCTGAACCCCGTGCGCAGCGGTGCCGGCACCAGCGGATCGACCGACACGCAGGCGCTGTACGTGTTCGATACCGTGAAGCTGGACGAGCGCTGGATGGTCCACGCCGGCGTGCGTGCGGACCACTACAACACCGATTACTTCGGCACGACGCTGGTCACGACGACGGCCAACGGCAAGACCACCACGACCTTGAACCCGACGTCGCTGACGTCGAAGGACACGCTGGTCAACGGCAAGCTGTCGCTGCTGTTCAAGCCGACGCCGGACAGCAGTGTCTATGCCACCGTGGCCTCGTCGCAGCAGCCGCCGGGCGGCAACGCGTTCAGCCTGTCCGCCTCGGCCAACAGCGCGCAAAACCCGAACTACGACCCGCAGAAGACCACGACCAAGGAAATCGGCACCAAGTGGGAATTCATGAAGGGCAAGCTGGCCGTCAACGGTGCGATCTACGACACCACGGTGCGTAACGAGATCGAGCAGGACCCGACCGACAGCACCAAGTACTACCAGACCGGCAAGAAGAACGTCAAAGGCGTCGAAATCAGCGTGACCGGCGAGGTGGCACGCAACTGGCTGGTCAGCGCGGGCTACACGCACATGAAGACCGAAGTCGAGAGCGGCAAGGTCGTTACGGCTTCCGGCATCAACCAGCTGTCGTACACGCCGAAGGACGCATTCACCAGCTGGACGTCGTACACCCTGCCGTTCGGCCTGAAGATCGGCGGCGGCGCGCGCTACCAGGGCAAGCTGCTGCGCGGCACCGACGGCGCCGTCGGCACGCCAGCCTACGCCGAAGGCTACTGGGTCGCCGACGCGATGGCCGAGTACGCGATCAACAAGAATATCGACCTGCGCCTGAACGTCTACAACCTAGCGGACAAGGAATACGTCGCGGCGATCAACAAGAGTGGCTACCGCTACACCCCGGGCCAGCCCCGTTCGGCCAGCGTGACGGCGACGTTCCGCTTCTAA
- a CDS encoding glutathione S-transferase, with amino-acid sequence MIVVHHLNNSRSQRVLWLLEELGLPYEVVRYQRDAKTMLAPPALRAVHPLGKSPVIVDGDCTVAESGAIIEYLIDKYDGQDGRTPLVPPRGTPEKRRWTYFLHYAEGSMMAPLLMKLIFDRVENGPAPFFVKPIARGIAQKVKGSYIEPQINQHLAYLEAELGKHAWFAGDSFSAADIQMSFPLEAAAARGGLDARFPKLKAFLERIHARPAYQRALEQGGPYELLR; translated from the coding sequence ATGATCGTCGTCCACCACCTGAACAACTCCCGCTCGCAGCGCGTGCTGTGGCTGCTGGAAGAGCTGGGCCTGCCGTATGAAGTCGTGCGCTACCAGCGCGACGCGAAAACGATGCTGGCGCCGCCAGCGTTGCGGGCCGTGCACCCGCTGGGCAAGTCGCCAGTGATCGTGGACGGCGACTGCACTGTCGCGGAATCGGGGGCGATCATCGAATACCTGATCGACAAGTACGACGGCCAGGACGGCCGCACGCCATTGGTGCCGCCGCGCGGCACACCGGAAAAGCGCCGCTGGACGTACTTCCTGCATTACGCGGAAGGCTCGATGATGGCGCCGCTGCTGATGAAGCTGATCTTCGACCGGGTCGAGAACGGCCCGGCGCCGTTCTTCGTCAAGCCGATCGCGCGCGGCATCGCGCAGAAGGTCAAGGGCAGCTACATCGAACCGCAGATCAACCAGCACCTGGCTTATCTTGAGGCCGAGCTGGGCAAGCACGCGTGGTTTGCGGGCGACAGTTTCAGCGCCGCCGACATCCAGATGAGCTTCCCGCTGGAGGCGGCGGCCGCGCGCGGCGGGCTCGATGCGCGCTTCCCGAAACTGAAGGCGTTCCTCGAGCGCATCCATGCGCGACCTGCGTACCAGCGCGCGCTGGAGCAGGGCGGCCCCTACGAGTTGCTTCGTTGA
- a CDS encoding 5'-3' exonuclease: MGRLLAIDGLNIVRRVYEASPEPDSDLKAEIALRHALNSFRTLINGHEPTHVLPAFDFGGSTWRHALYGGYREGRAPMPAPLRAALPGFYGTLEKLGLRPVSLPEVEADDVIGTVVMRWLNENRGEAVVASTDKDLHCLIAHGARVWDHFKSEWHDHAWVENKWGVPPAQLPDLLALMGDATDSVPGVSKVGLKTAAKLLRTYGTLDGIMAGAGILKDTVGEALRKEREMLYLSRQLVQLKTDVRVGVSWNMLVWNA, encoded by the coding sequence ATGGGTAGACTGCTTGCCATCGACGGCCTGAACATCGTGCGGCGCGTGTACGAGGCCAGCCCCGAACCCGATTCCGACCTGAAGGCGGAGATCGCGCTGCGTCACGCGCTGAACTCCTTTCGCACGCTGATCAACGGCCATGAGCCCACGCACGTGCTGCCCGCGTTCGATTTCGGCGGCAGCACGTGGCGCCATGCCCTGTATGGCGGCTACCGCGAAGGGCGGGCGCCGATGCCGGCGCCGCTGCGCGCCGCGCTGCCCGGCTTTTACGGTACGCTGGAGAAGCTCGGGCTGCGGCCGGTCTCGCTGCCCGAGGTGGAGGCGGACGACGTCATCGGCACCGTCGTCATGCGCTGGTTGAACGAGAACCGGGGCGAGGCGGTGGTTGCCAGCACCGATAAGGATCTGCACTGCCTGATCGCCCATGGCGCGCGGGTGTGGGACCACTTCAAGAGCGAATGGCACGACCACGCCTGGGTCGAGAACAAGTGGGGCGTGCCGCCGGCGCAGCTGCCGGACCTGCTGGCGCTGATGGGCGACGCGACCGACAGCGTGCCGGGCGTGTCGAAGGTAGGCCTGAAGACGGCCGCGAAGCTGTTGCGTACCTACGGCACGCTGGACGGCATCATGGCCGGCGCCGGCATCCTGAAGGACACGGTCGGCGAGGCGTTACGCAAGGAGCGGGAGATGTTGTATCTTTCCCGTCAGCTGGTGCAACTGAAAACGGACGTGCGGGTGGGCGTCAGCTGGAATATGCTGGTCTGGAATGCATGA
- a CDS encoding response regulator, producing MLKAVIIDSSAVARGLLQTVLQDGSYDVVGQAHTCATAAVLLLKHNPQIICIARDVLEADVKGAEEMRRTYPKSLMFMVSSEFDAATVQKAHAMGINGFIVKPFNADTVLKTIRSTVIQMVNRQRKALAEAQAAQNPPAQPSAGDEA from the coding sequence ATGCTCAAGGCAGTGATTATCGACAGCAGCGCGGTGGCGCGCGGCCTGCTCCAAACCGTGCTGCAGGACGGCAGCTACGACGTGGTGGGCCAGGCCCACACCTGCGCCACGGCGGCCGTCCTGCTGCTCAAGCACAATCCGCAGATCATCTGCATCGCGCGTGACGTGCTGGAGGCGGACGTCAAGGGCGCCGAAGAGATGCGCCGAACGTATCCGAAATCGCTGATGTTCATGGTGTCCAGCGAATTCGACGCGGCCACCGTGCAGAAGGCCCACGCGATGGGCATCAACGGCTTCATCGTCAAGCCGTTCAATGCCGATACGGTCCTGAAGACCATCCGGAGCACCGTGATCCAGATGGTGAACCGGCAGAGGAAAGCGCTGGCGGAAGCGCAAGCGGCGCAGAACCCGCCCGCGCAACCGTCAGCCGGCGACGAAGCCTGA
- the mnmA gene encoding tRNA 2-thiouridine(34) synthase MnmA: MSKKKVVIGMSGGVDSSVSAWLLKEQGYEVIGLFMKNWEDDDDSEYCSTRQDWIDAASVADVIGVDIEAVNFAAEYKDRVFAEFLREYQAGRTPNPDVLCNAEIKFKAFLDHAMHLGADLIATGHYARVRQNEANGRFELLKALDHTKDQSYFLHRLNQAQLSKTLFPLGEIPKTEVRRIAEQLKLPNAAKKDSTGICFIGERPFREFLNRYLSYKPGPMKTPDGKVVGEHVGLSFYTLGQRKGIGIGGVKTYQNADGSSDAWYVARKDVANNTLWVVQGHDHPWLLSSTLVADQASWIAGVPPEAGRIAAKTRYRQADVPCDVAPQGENNFALGFVDAQWAVTPGQSAVLYDGDVCLGGGIIDSSGFVAG; the protein is encoded by the coding sequence ATGAGCAAGAAAAAAGTCGTGATCGGCATGTCCGGTGGCGTGGACTCCTCGGTCTCGGCATGGCTGTTGAAGGAACAGGGCTATGAAGTGATCGGCCTGTTCATGAAAAACTGGGAAGACGACGACGATTCCGAATACTGCTCCACCCGGCAGGACTGGATCGACGCGGCCAGCGTGGCGGACGTCATCGGCGTGGACATCGAGGCCGTCAACTTCGCCGCCGAATACAAGGACCGCGTGTTCGCCGAGTTCCTGCGCGAGTACCAGGCCGGCCGCACGCCCAATCCGGACGTGCTGTGCAACGCCGAAATCAAGTTCAAGGCCTTCCTGGACCACGCGATGCACCTGGGCGCGGACCTGATCGCCACGGGCCACTATGCGCGCGTACGCCAGAACGAGGCCAATGGCCGCTTCGAGCTGTTGAAGGCCCTCGACCACACCAAGGACCAGAGCTATTTCCTGCACCGCCTGAACCAGGCGCAGTTGTCGAAGACGCTGTTCCCGCTGGGCGAAATCCCGAAGACGGAAGTGCGCCGCATCGCCGAGCAGCTGAAACTGCCGAATGCGGCCAAGAAGGACTCCACCGGCATCTGCTTCATCGGCGAGCGCCCGTTCCGCGAGTTCCTGAACCGTTACCTGTCCTATAAACCGGGCCCGATGAAGACGCCGGACGGCAAGGTGGTGGGCGAGCACGTGGGACTGTCGTTCTACACGCTGGGCCAGCGCAAGGGCATCGGCATCGGTGGCGTCAAGACCTACCAGAACGCCGACGGCAGCAGCGACGCCTGGTACGTGGCGCGCAAGGACGTCGCCAACAATACGCTGTGGGTGGTGCAAGGGCACGACCATCCGTGGCTGCTGTCGTCCACGCTGGTGGCCGACCAGGCCAGCTGGATCGCCGGCGTGCCGCCGGAGGCGGGCCGCATCGCCGCCAAGACGCGCTACCGCCAGGCGGACGTGCCGTGCGACGTGGCGCCGCAGGGCGAGAACAACTTCGCGCTCGGTTTCGTGGATGCGCAGTGGGCCGTCACCCCAGGCCAGTCCGCCGTGCTGTACGACGGCGACGTGTGCCTGGGCGGCGGCATCATCGACAGCTCAGGCTTCGTCGCCGGCTGA
- a CDS encoding NUDIX hydrolase, translating into MPRTWKPNVTVAAVIERDGKFLLIEEETSDGIRLNQPAGHLDPHESLEEAVIRETLEETAHEFTPTALVGMYMSRYRSARTGELVTYLRFAFCGVVGQELDRPLDEGILRTLWLTRDEIAACRERHRSPLLLTCVDEYLAGKRAPLELLHTHSSVYEEL; encoded by the coding sequence ATGCCGCGTACCTGGAAACCCAATGTGACCGTTGCCGCCGTCATCGAGCGCGACGGCAAGTTCCTGCTGATCGAAGAAGAAACCAGCGACGGCATCCGCCTGAACCAGCCTGCCGGGCACCTGGACCCGCACGAATCGCTGGAGGAAGCGGTGATTCGCGAGACGCTGGAGGAAACGGCGCACGAGTTCACGCCGACCGCGCTGGTGGGCATGTACATGTCGCGCTACCGGTCGGCCCGCACCGGCGAGCTGGTGACCTACCTGCGCTTCGCGTTTTGCGGTGTCGTGGGCCAGGAACTGGACCGCCCTCTGGACGAAGGCATCCTGCGCACACTGTGGCTTACACGCGACGAAATCGCCGCGTGCCGCGAGCGCCACCGCAGCCCGCTGCTGCTGACCTGCGTCGACGAGTACCTGGCCGGCAAGCGCGCGCCGCTGGAACTGCTGCACACCCATTCTTCGGTGTACGAAGAACTTTAG
- a CDS encoding Re/Si-specific NAD(P)(+) transhydrogenase subunit alpha, whose amino-acid sequence MRIGIPAETRPGETRVAATPETVKKLAAKHQILVQSGAGSQASITDEAFQAAGATIVGAAEALGADIVLKVRAPSDAERAQMRQGAVLIGMLNPFDADNIARMAASGLSAFALEAVPRITRAQSMDVLSSQANIAGYKAVMVAANTYQRFMPMLMTAAGTVKAARVLIMGVGVAGLQGIATAKRLGAVIEASDVRPPVKEQVESLGAKFIDVPFLTDEEKEIAQGVGGYARPMPADWMRRQAELVHERAKLADIVITTALIPGRPAPVLIGEETVKAMKPGSVIVDLAVEQGGNCPLSELNKTVLKHGVYIVGEPNLACQVAADASALYARNVLDFLKLIIDKEDQLAIDREDEIIKATLVSHGGDVLRK is encoded by the coding sequence ATGAGAATAGGCATTCCGGCCGAGACAAGGCCGGGGGAGACCCGGGTGGCAGCAACGCCCGAGACAGTCAAGAAGCTCGCAGCAAAACACCAGATCCTCGTGCAAAGCGGGGCGGGGTCACAAGCCTCGATTACCGATGAAGCGTTTCAAGCGGCCGGCGCGACCATCGTCGGCGCCGCCGAAGCGCTGGGTGCGGACATCGTATTGAAAGTCAGGGCGCCAAGCGACGCCGAACGCGCGCAGATGCGCCAGGGCGCCGTCCTGATCGGCATGCTCAATCCGTTCGACGCCGACAATATCGCGCGCATGGCCGCCAGCGGCCTGTCCGCCTTTGCGCTGGAGGCGGTGCCGCGCATCACGCGTGCGCAGTCGATGGACGTGCTGTCGTCGCAGGCCAATATCGCCGGCTACAAGGCCGTGATGGTGGCCGCCAACACGTATCAGCGCTTCATGCCGATGCTGATGACGGCCGCCGGCACGGTGAAGGCCGCGCGCGTGCTGATCATGGGCGTCGGCGTGGCCGGCCTGCAGGGCATCGCAACGGCCAAGCGCCTCGGCGCCGTCATCGAGGCGTCCGACGTGCGCCCGCCCGTCAAGGAGCAGGTGGAGTCGCTGGGCGCCAAGTTCATCGACGTGCCGTTCCTGACCGACGAGGAAAAGGAAATCGCCCAGGGCGTGGGCGGCTATGCGCGGCCGATGCCGGCCGACTGGATGCGCCGCCAGGCCGAGCTGGTACACGAGCGCGCCAAGCTGGCCGACATCGTCATCACCACCGCGCTGATCCCGGGGCGCCCCGCGCCGGTGCTGATCGGCGAGGAGACCGTGAAGGCGATGAAACCCGGCTCCGTCATCGTCGACCTGGCGGTGGAGCAGGGTGGCAACTGCCCGCTGTCGGAGCTGAATAAAACGGTGCTCAAGCACGGCGTGTACATCGTCGGCGAACCGAACCTGGCGTGCCAGGTGGCGGCCGACGCCTCCGCGCTGTATGCCCGCAACGTGCTCGATTTCCTCAAGCTGATCATCGACAAGGAAGACCAGCTGGCGATCGATCGCGAGGACGAGATCATCAAGGCCACCCTCGTCAGCCACGGCGGCGACGTGCTGCGCAAATAA
- a CDS encoding proton-translocating transhydrogenase family protein: MEVSHTIINLIIFVLAIYVGYHVVWNVTPALHTPLMAVTNAVSAIIIVGAMLAAGLTEGIIGQVAGTVAVALAAVNVFGGFLVTQRMLEMFRKKDKKEGGK; the protein is encoded by the coding sequence ATGGAAGTCAGCCACACCATCATCAACCTGATCATCTTCGTCCTGGCGATCTACGTGGGCTACCACGTGGTCTGGAACGTCACGCCCGCGCTGCACACGCCGCTGATGGCCGTCACCAATGCCGTCTCGGCCATCATCATCGTGGGCGCCATGCTGGCGGCCGGGCTGACCGAAGGCATCATCGGCCAGGTCGCGGGCACCGTCGCCGTCGCGCTGGCCGCCGTCAACGTGTTCGGCGGATTCCTCGTTACGCAGCGCATGCTGGAGATGTTCCGCAAGAAGGACAAGAAAGAGGGAGGCAAATAA
- a CDS encoding NAD(P)(+) transhydrogenase (Re/Si-specific) subunit beta has product MAFISMNLVTMLYLVASVCFIQALKGLSSPATARKGNAFGMTGMAIAFITTLALILKLKAEASGMGIGLGLVALGVVVGGAIGAYLAKTVEMTKMPELVAAMHSLIGLAAVCIAVAAVSEPHAFNIAAPSEPLPLGNRIELFIGTFVGAITFSGSVIAFGKLAGKYKFRLFQGAPVVFQGQHMLNLVLALVMIGLGLAFVFAGGVEPAWTPFMLMTAIAFVLGVLIIIPIGGADMPVVVSMLNSYSGWAAAGIGFSLNNSMLIIAGSLVGSSGAILSYIMCKAMNRSFFNVILGGFGGDAAAASTGGAAPQRPVKSGSADDAAFLMSNAETVIIVPGYGLAVARAQHALKELVEKLTEHGVTVKYAIHPVAGRMPGHMNVLLAEAEVPYDQVFEMEDVNGDFGQADVALILGANDVVNPAAKDPKSPIAGMPILEAYKAKTVIVNKRSMASGYAGLDNELFYMDKTMMVFGDAKKIIEEMVKAV; this is encoded by the coding sequence ATGGCCTTCATCTCCATGAACCTGGTGACGATGCTGTACCTGGTCGCCTCCGTGTGCTTCATCCAGGCCTTGAAGGGCCTGTCGTCACCGGCCACCGCGCGCAAGGGCAATGCGTTCGGCATGACCGGCATGGCGATCGCGTTCATCACCACCCTTGCGTTGATCCTGAAACTGAAGGCCGAAGCGAGCGGCATGGGTATCGGCCTGGGGCTGGTCGCGTTGGGCGTTGTCGTGGGCGGCGCCATCGGTGCCTACCTGGCCAAGACCGTCGAGATGACGAAGATGCCGGAGCTGGTCGCAGCGATGCACTCGCTGATCGGTCTCGCGGCCGTCTGCATCGCGGTGGCCGCCGTGTCGGAACCCCATGCGTTCAACATCGCCGCGCCGAGCGAGCCGCTGCCGCTGGGGAACCGCATCGAACTGTTCATCGGTACGTTCGTTGGCGCCATCACGTTCAGCGGCTCCGTCATCGCATTCGGCAAGCTGGCCGGCAAATACAAGTTCCGCCTGTTTCAGGGTGCGCCCGTCGTGTTCCAGGGCCAGCACATGCTGAACCTGGTGCTGGCGCTGGTCATGATCGGCCTCGGGCTGGCGTTCGTGTTTGCCGGCGGCGTCGAGCCGGCGTGGACGCCATTCATGCTGATGACGGCCATCGCCTTCGTTCTCGGCGTGCTGATCATTATTCCGATCGGTGGGGCGGACATGCCGGTCGTCGTCTCGATGCTGAACAGTTATTCGGGCTGGGCCGCGGCGGGCATCGGCTTTTCGCTGAATAACTCGATGCTGATCATCGCCGGCTCGCTGGTGGGTTCCTCGGGCGCGATCCTGTCTTACATCATGTGCAAGGCGATGAACCGCTCGTTCTTCAACGTGATCTTGGGCGGCTTCGGCGGCGATGCGGCGGCGGCAAGCACCGGTGGCGCGGCGCCGCAGCGGCCCGTCAAGTCCGGTTCGGCGGACGATGCCGCTTTCCTGATGAGCAATGCGGAAACCGTCATCATCGTGCCCGGCTACGGTCTGGCCGTGGCACGCGCGCAGCACGCGTTGAAGGAGCTGGTCGAGAAACTGACGGAACACGGCGTCACCGTCAAGTACGCGATCCATCCAGTGGCGGGACGCATGCCCGGCCACATGAACGTGCTGCTGGCCGAGGCCGAGGTGCCATATGACCAGGTGTTCGAGATGGAGGACGTCAACGGCGACTTCGGCCAGGCCGACGTGGCGCTGATCCTGGGCGCCAACGACGTCGTCAATCCGGCGGCCAAGGACCCGAAATCGCCGATCGCCGGCATGCCGATCCTGGAGGCGTACAAGGCCAAGACGGTGATCGTCAACAAGCGCTCGATGGCGTCCGGCTACGCCGGCCTGGACAACGAGCTGTTCTACATGGACAAGACGATGATGGTGTTTGGCGACGCCAAGAAGATCATTGAGGAGATGGTCAAGGCGGTTTGA
- a CDS encoding LacI family DNA-binding transcriptional regulator has protein sequence MATIKDVARLAGVGLGTASRVVSGKGAVSPATLAKVRKAIEELDFRPSHAARALLSGYSKMIGVYIPVLKGTFYTPILQLIDMELRASGLHMVVAFGVGQSDARRQAVEGIEFLMERGCDGIITMSNTLQDEDIEAFRTRDSNIVVVNQAFSGLAEQCFVVDHRLGGQLAAQALLAQGHRQIAVIAGPSTAPDNVERIDGFMAELQRQGVDTAGIWVAESDFSPEGGWACTRELLASDYPFTALFCANDEMAIGALSQFQEAGIAVPRDVSVLGYDDTPSAEFAAPRLTSVHVPWRDVTLAGLNALLNRCYGGERPVARDYPVSVTQRASLGPAPKSGGRKRRA, from the coding sequence GTGGCAACCATCAAAGACGTAGCCCGGCTCGCGGGCGTTGGACTGGGCACGGCCTCGCGCGTCGTCAGCGGCAAGGGCGCCGTCTCGCCCGCCACGCTGGCGAAAGTGCGCAAGGCGATCGAGGAGCTGGACTTCCGGCCGTCCCATGCGGCGCGCGCGCTGCTGTCCGGCTATTCGAAGATGATCGGCGTCTACATTCCTGTGTTGAAGGGCACGTTTTACACGCCGATCCTGCAACTGATCGACATGGAACTGCGCGCCAGCGGCCTGCACATGGTGGTCGCGTTCGGGGTCGGGCAAAGCGATGCGCGGCGCCAGGCGGTCGAGGGCATCGAGTTCCTGATGGAGCGCGGCTGCGATGGCATCATCACCATGAGCAACACGCTGCAGGACGAGGACATCGAAGCCTTCCGCACGCGCGACTCGAACATCGTGGTCGTCAACCAGGCGTTCAGCGGACTGGCCGAGCAATGCTTTGTCGTCGATCACCGCCTGGGCGGTCAGTTGGCGGCGCAGGCGCTCCTGGCGCAGGGCCATCGCCAGATCGCCGTCATCGCCGGTCCCTCGACGGCACCCGACAACGTCGAGCGTATCGACGGCTTCATGGCCGAGCTGCAGCGCCAGGGTGTCGATACCGCTGGCATCTGGGTGGCCGAAAGCGATTTCTCGCCCGAGGGCGGCTGGGCGTGCACGCGTGAGCTGCTGGCATCGGACTATCCGTTCACCGCGCTGTTCTGTGCGAACGACGAGATGGCCATTGGCGCGCTGTCGCAATTCCAGGAGGCCGGCATCGCCGTGCCACGTGACGTCTCCGTGCTGGGCTATGACGACACCCCGAGCGCCGAGTTCGCCGCGCCACGCCTGACCTCCGTGCACGTGCCGTGGCGCGACGTGACGCTGGCTGGCCTCAACGCGCTGCTGAACCGCTGTTACGGCGGCGAACGGCCCGTGGCGCGCGACTACCCCGTCAGCGTCACGCAACGCGCCTCGCTGGGACCTGCGCCCAAGAGTGGAGGGCGAAAGCGCCGCGCATGA